The genomic interval TCACGAATTGAGCGACGATCGAACGTCATACGAGTTCCGTCACCAACTTTTAAAACAATCTTATCTTCATCGATTGAATCTAAAATACCGTGTAGTCCGCCAATTGTTACAATTTTATCGCCTTTTTGAAGGCTGCTTTGCATCTCACGTACCGCTTTTTGCTGCTTTTGCTGCGGACGAATCAGCAAGAAATAAAAAATTGCAAACATAAGAACTAAAGGTAGTACTGTTGTTAACATATCCATTTACATTTCCCCCCTTTCAAGCATGCTTAAAAGTTTTTCGCATTCGGCTTATTAAAGCCATATTGTTCAAAAAATTCATCGCGGAAATCGCCTAAACGATCTTCACGGATAGCTTGCCTTACGTTCTCCATTAAGTTTACCAGAAAATATAGATTATGATAAGAAGTTAATCTTAATCCGAATGTTTCGTCACATTTTATTAAATGACGAATATAAGCTCGTGAATAATTTCGACATGTATAACAATCGCAATTCGGGTCTAATGGTCCGAAATCTTTTGCATATTTTGCATTCTTAACAACCAAACGACCTTCACTTGTCATCAATGTTCCATTACGTGCAATACGAGTTGGCAGTACACAATCGAACATATCAATTCCACGAATAGCTCCGTCAATTAATGAATCAGGTGAACCCACCCCCATTAAATATCGCGGTTTATTTGCAGGCATAAGTGGAGTCGTAAATTCAAGAACACGATTCATGACATCTTTCGGTTCACCAACAGATAAACCACCCACGGCATAACCTGGAAAATCTAACGAAACTAAATCCCTTGCACTTTGTTTACGTAATTCCTCATATTCTCCACCTTGGATGATCCCAAATAAGCCTTGTACGTCAGGTCGTTTATGAGCTTCCAGACAACGTTCCGCCCATCGGCTAGTACGTTCAACTGATTTCTTCATATAATCATATTCAGCTGGATACGGTGGACATTCATCAAAAGCCATCATAATATCAGAACCTAAATCATTCTGTATCTGCATAGCCTTTTCTGGAGAAAGGAAAAGCTTGTCCCCGTTTAGATGGTTACGGAAATGGACACCCTCTTCTTCAATTCTTCTCATATCACTTAGACTAAATACCTGGAATCCGCCCGAATCTGTTAAAATCGCACGATCCCAGTTCATAAACTTATGTAAACCACCGGCTTCTTTTACAATTTCATTGCCAGGACGAAGCCATAAATGATAAGTATTACTTAAAATAATACCTGCTCCCATTTCTTTCAGATCTTCTGGAGACATTGTTTTCACTGTGGCAAGTGTACCAACCGGCATAAAGACTGGTGTTTCAAAGCTGCCATGCGGAGTATGCACCTTACCTAACCTTGCTCCTGTTTGTTTACAGGTTTTTATATGTTCGTAACGAATTGGTGATGTTGACACCTTTTTTCCTCCTTAATAAAAATGCGTAAGCGCCTTGCGGCTTGGACAATAGGCATCCACGTGTAATGGCGCTCTTGCAATGAAGTTGGAGCACTGCTAATATCCTGATGATTTAAATTTAGATGATAAGCATAGCATCTCCAAAGCTAAAAAATCGATATTTTTCTTTAACAGCTGTTTCATATGCATTTAATACATGATTTCTTGATGCAAGGGCACTTACTAACATAATGAGTGAAGATTTAG from Metabacillus sediminilitoris carries:
- the yajC gene encoding preprotein translocase subunit YajC, with protein sequence MDMLTTVLPLVLMFAIFYFLLIRPQQKQQKAVREMQSSLQKGDKIVTIGGLHGILDSIDEDKIVLKVGDGTRMTFDRRSIREVVKD
- the tgt gene encoding tRNA guanosine(34) transglycosylase Tgt, with the protein product MSTSPIRYEHIKTCKQTGARLGKVHTPHGSFETPVFMPVGTLATVKTMSPEDLKEMGAGIILSNTYHLWLRPGNEIVKEAGGLHKFMNWDRAILTDSGGFQVFSLSDMRRIEEEGVHFRNHLNGDKLFLSPEKAMQIQNDLGSDIMMAFDECPPYPAEYDYMKKSVERTSRWAERCLEAHKRPDVQGLFGIIQGGEYEELRKQSARDLVSLDFPGYAVGGLSVGEPKDVMNRVLEFTTPLMPANKPRYLMGVGSPDSLIDGAIRGIDMFDCVLPTRIARNGTLMTSEGRLVVKNAKYAKDFGPLDPNCDCYTCRNYSRAYIRHLIKCDETFGLRLTSYHNLYFLVNLMENVRQAIREDRLGDFRDEFFEQYGFNKPNAKNF